One genomic window of Medicago truncatula cultivar Jemalong A17 chromosome 1, MtrunA17r5.0-ANR, whole genome shotgun sequence includes the following:
- the LOC11419208 gene encoding B3 domain-containing protein REM16 isoform X1: MEGTQNCVGSTKSLEELIYWTHFQFIHFTLFLSITDFHHQLALPKTFSDNLKKKLPENVTIKCPSGIVWNIGLTARGDTVYFTNSWQQFVKDHSLKENDFLVFKYNGESHFEVLIFNGNSFCEKAASYFVQKCGQAHSPSSGGVEDIYWSYFKFTHFTLLVHTNFERHLALPKTFSDNLNKKLPENVTLKGPSGVTWNIRLTTRDGFVYFVDGWQQFMNDHSLKANDFLVCKYNGESHFEVLIFDGESFCEKEASYFVEKCGHAQTAQGGSNASETNNSIEEVDTDSNGGDSPEQFTDDAVPKTTAIQSPFIPTGKRTKRRRRSPKAAANWGARAHAWVTCNKQHPEAASPHRSGKVDDHCILSGASLSKSTALIEEKIAQSFSSSFPYFVKIIKAFNVSGSRTINMPYQFSTAHLPNSDTPIFLQNLKGEHWLVNSVTKTKIHTSHSLCGGWMDFVRGNSIKVGDVCIFELIQECEFRVRIIAEVGKDGLVLPR; the protein is encoded by the exons TTGGAGGAACTCATTTATTGGACCCATTTTCAGTTCATCCATTTCACCCTTTTTCTGAGCATCACCGATTTTCACCATCAACTT GCACTTCCGAAAACATTTTCAGACAATTTAAAGAAGAAGTTACCAGAAAATGTGACCATTAAATGTCCTAGCGGAATTGTGTGGAATATAGGGCTGACAGCTAGAGGTGATACTGTTTACTTCACGAACAGTTGGCAACAATTCGTCAAAGACCACTCCTTGAAGGAAAATGATTTCCTTGTATTTAAGTACAATGGTGAATCACACTTTGAGGTTTTAATCTTTAATGGAAATAGTTTCTGTGAGAAGGCAGCGtcatattttgttcaaaaatgtGGACAAGCTCATAGTCCTTCTAGTGGCGGTGTTGAAGACATTTACTGGAGCTATTTCAAATTCACACATTTCACCCTATTGGTTCACACCAATTTTGAACGACATCTT GCACTTCCTAAAACATTTTCAGACAATTTAAATAAGAAGTTGCCAGAAAATGTGACCCTTAAAGGTCCTAGTGGAGTTACATGGAATATAAGGCTGACAACTAGAGATGGCTTTGTTTACTTCGTGGACGGTTGGCAACAATTCATGAACGATCACTCGTTGAAAGCTAATGATTTCCTTGTCTGTAAGTACAATGGTGAATCACACTTCGAGGTTTTAATCTTTGATGGAGAAAGCTTCTGTGAGAAAGAAGCTTCTTATTTTGTCGAAAAATGCGGCCATGCTCAAACAGCACAAGGGGGTAGCAATGCATCGGAAACAAACAATTCTATTGAAGAAGTCGATACTGATTCTAATGGTGGTGATTCTCCTGAGCAGTTCACGGATGATGCAGTCCCTAAGACCACAGCTATTCAGTCTCCCTTCATACCAACTGGAAAAAGAAccaagaggagaagaagatcaCCAAAAGCTGCTGCTAATTGGGGTGCGAGAGCACATGCTTGGGTGACTTGTAACAAGCAACACCCAG AGGCAGCCAGCCCGCATAGAAGTGGGAAGGTAGACGACCATTGTATTCTCAGCGGAGCTTCACTGTCAAAGTCAACAGCACTTATTGAGGAAAAGATAGCCCAGTCATTTTCCTCCTCATttccatattttgttaaaataattaaagcCTTCAATGTCAGTGGTTCTCGTACTATT AATATGCCCTATCAATTTTCGACGGCGCATCTTCCAAACAGCGATACACcgatttttcttcaaaatttgaagGGAGAACACTGGCTTGTTAATTCTGTTACTAAAACTAAAATACATACAAGTCACTCTCTATGTGGAGGATGGATGGATTTTGTTCGTGGCAATAGCATAAAGGTTGGAGATGTCTGCATTTTCGAACTTATACAAGAGTGTGAATTTCGTGTTCGCATCATCGCTGAGGTTGGAAAAGATGGGCTAGTACTCCCTCGTTGA
- the LOC11419208 gene encoding putative B3 domain-containing protein Os03g0621600 isoform X2 has product MEGTQNCVGSTKSLEELIYWTHFQFIHFTLFLSITDFHHQLALPKTFSDNLKKKLPENVTIKCPSGIVWNIGLTARGDTVYFTNSWQQFVKDHSLKENDFLVFKYNGESHFEVLIFNGNSFCEKAASYFVQKCGQAHSPSSGGVEDIYWSYFKFTHFTLLVHTNFERHLALPKTFSDNLNKKLPENVTLKGPSGVTWNIRLTTRDGFVYFVDGWQQFMNDHSLKANDFLVCKYNGESHFEVLIFDGESFCEKEASYFVEKCGHAQTAQGGSNASETNNSIEEVDTDSNGGDSPEQFTDDAVPKTTAIQSPFIPTGKRTKRRRRSPKAAANWGARAHAWVTCNKQHPEYALSIFDGASSKQRYTDFSSKFEGRTLAC; this is encoded by the exons TTGGAGGAACTCATTTATTGGACCCATTTTCAGTTCATCCATTTCACCCTTTTTCTGAGCATCACCGATTTTCACCATCAACTT GCACTTCCGAAAACATTTTCAGACAATTTAAAGAAGAAGTTACCAGAAAATGTGACCATTAAATGTCCTAGCGGAATTGTGTGGAATATAGGGCTGACAGCTAGAGGTGATACTGTTTACTTCACGAACAGTTGGCAACAATTCGTCAAAGACCACTCCTTGAAGGAAAATGATTTCCTTGTATTTAAGTACAATGGTGAATCACACTTTGAGGTTTTAATCTTTAATGGAAATAGTTTCTGTGAGAAGGCAGCGtcatattttgttcaaaaatgtGGACAAGCTCATAGTCCTTCTAGTGGCGGTGTTGAAGACATTTACTGGAGCTATTTCAAATTCACACATTTCACCCTATTGGTTCACACCAATTTTGAACGACATCTT GCACTTCCTAAAACATTTTCAGACAATTTAAATAAGAAGTTGCCAGAAAATGTGACCCTTAAAGGTCCTAGTGGAGTTACATGGAATATAAGGCTGACAACTAGAGATGGCTTTGTTTACTTCGTGGACGGTTGGCAACAATTCATGAACGATCACTCGTTGAAAGCTAATGATTTCCTTGTCTGTAAGTACAATGGTGAATCACACTTCGAGGTTTTAATCTTTGATGGAGAAAGCTTCTGTGAGAAAGAAGCTTCTTATTTTGTCGAAAAATGCGGCCATGCTCAAACAGCACAAGGGGGTAGCAATGCATCGGAAACAAACAATTCTATTGAAGAAGTCGATACTGATTCTAATGGTGGTGATTCTCCTGAGCAGTTCACGGATGATGCAGTCCCTAAGACCACAGCTATTCAGTCTCCCTTCATACCAACTGGAAAAAGAAccaagaggagaagaagatcaCCAAAAGCTGCTGCTAATTGGGGTGCGAGAGCACATGCTTGGGTGACTTGTAACAAGCAACACCCAG AATATGCCCTATCAATTTTCGACGGCGCATCTTCCAAACAGCGATACACcgatttttcttcaaaatttgaagGGAGAACACTGGCTTGTTAA